The Paenalcaligenes faecalis genome has a window encoding:
- the sufD gene encoding Fe-S cluster assembly protein SufD, which produces MTSLPTWVNPFVEQAAHQAGTAAWLTELRQQALARFSSEGWPTSRLEAWRHTSLASMEKSTYQLAATHDAAELFASCKNSEDGYWMAFVNGQFNADLSNLDAVPTGVSIESVAAMLASNDSRLQDIFGQVQAGFSPEALNLALAQDGAFVRVNRAVVVDKPIHLVFINTETQSASFTRNFVALEAGAHATVVEHYLSGDDFVGLTNAVTRVWTDRDANLTHLKLQNQSEKSVHLAAIDVEQEHASHYESHSLSFGAQLARTGIQAQFNGERCHALLNGLYYVNDRRHVDHFTQILHNQPNCTSHEYYRGIMADRGRGVFSGRIVVAKGADGTDAIQRSDSLLLSKMARADTRPELEIYADDVKCAHGATVGQIEEESLFYLRSRGLDRKDAFDLLIYAFAAEVLERIKSDSLRARAAKGIQSLLPGNENALEQN; this is translated from the coding sequence ATGACCTCCTTACCCACATGGGTGAATCCCTTTGTTGAGCAAGCAGCACACCAGGCCGGCACAGCCGCTTGGTTAACTGAATTGCGTCAGCAGGCTTTAGCGCGTTTCTCGTCCGAGGGATGGCCTACTAGCCGTCTAGAGGCATGGCGTCATACCTCTTTAGCCAGTATGGAAAAAAGCACATACCAACTCGCTGCAACACATGATGCTGCAGAGCTATTCGCTAGCTGCAAAAATAGCGAAGATGGGTATTGGATGGCTTTTGTAAATGGCCAATTTAATGCGGATTTATCCAATCTTGATGCGGTCCCTACTGGTGTATCTATCGAATCTGTTGCAGCCATGCTAGCTAGCAACGATTCACGATTACAAGATATATTTGGCCAAGTTCAAGCAGGCTTTAGTCCTGAGGCTTTAAACTTAGCACTAGCCCAAGATGGGGCATTTGTTCGAGTAAATCGTGCGGTGGTGGTCGATAAACCCATTCATCTGGTGTTTATCAATACCGAAACTCAGTCAGCGAGCTTTACGCGTAATTTTGTTGCCTTGGAAGCCGGGGCACATGCAACAGTAGTCGAACACTACTTAAGTGGTGACGATTTTGTTGGACTTACTAATGCGGTAACGCGTGTTTGGACAGACAGGGACGCCAATTTAACGCATCTTAAATTGCAAAACCAAAGTGAAAAATCAGTGCATTTGGCCGCAATTGATGTAGAGCAAGAGCACGCGTCTCATTACGAGTCCCATTCTTTATCGTTTGGTGCACAGCTGGCACGCACGGGTATTCAGGCTCAGTTTAATGGCGAGCGCTGTCATGCTTTATTGAATGGTTTGTATTATGTGAATGATCGTCGCCATGTCGATCACTTTACACAAATCCTTCATAACCAGCCTAACTGTACTAGCCATGAGTATTACCGTGGCATTATGGCTGATCGAGGCCGTGGTGTGTTTTCTGGTCGTATTGTCGTTGCCAAAGGCGCAGACGGTACAGATGCGATTCAACGCTCTGATAGCTTATTACTCTCTAAAATGGCACGTGCAGATACGCGTCCAGAATTAGAGATTTATGCGGACGATGTGAAATGTGCGCATGGTGCTACCGTTGGACAAATCGAAGAGGAAAGCTTGTTTTACTTACGCTCCCGTGGATTAGACCGTAAGGATGCTTTTGATTTATTGATTTATGCCTTTGCCGCTGAAGTCTTAGAGCGCATTAAATCGGACAGCTTACGAGCCCGAGCAGCTAAAGGAATTCAATCCTTATTGCCGGGCAATGAAAACGCGTTGGAGCAAAACTAA
- the sufC gene encoding Fe-S cluster assembly ATPase SufC, giving the protein MLKIKDLHASVEGKQILRGLNLEVKPGEVHAIMGPNGSGKSTLSQVLAGREDYTIDSGSVDWLGQDLLDMAIEDRARSGLFLAFQYPIEIPGVSNAYFLRTAVNAIRKEQGKPELDAIDFLKLVKEEMKVVGMREEFLHRSVNEGFSGGEKKRNEVLQMSMLAPKLAILDETDSGLDIDALRVVSEGVNRLRSPDRSMIVITHYQRLLDYIVPDVVHVLSGGRIIRTGDASLAKELEERGYGWVLEQAAAEAKGAAV; this is encoded by the coding sequence ATGTTAAAAATCAAAGATTTACACGCCTCTGTTGAAGGCAAACAAATTCTACGTGGTTTAAACCTAGAGGTTAAGCCCGGCGAAGTTCACGCCATTATGGGGCCAAATGGCTCCGGCAAAAGTACCTTGTCACAAGTCTTAGCGGGTCGTGAAGACTACACCATTGACTCCGGTTCAGTGGATTGGCTAGGTCAGGACTTATTGGATATGGCGATCGAAGATCGTGCTCGCTCTGGCTTGTTTTTAGCGTTTCAGTACCCTATTGAGATTCCTGGTGTATCGAATGCTTATTTTTTGCGTACAGCGGTAAATGCAATTCGCAAAGAACAGGGTAAACCGGAATTAGATGCAATCGATTTTCTTAAACTCGTGAAAGAGGAAATGAAAGTCGTAGGTATGCGTGAGGAGTTCTTGCATCGCTCTGTTAACGAAGGCTTTTCTGGCGGCGAGAAAAAACGCAATGAAGTCCTTCAAATGAGCATGTTAGCGCCTAAGCTCGCTATTTTGGACGAGACAGATTCCGGCCTAGATATTGATGCTTTACGTGTGGTCTCCGAGGGAGTAAACCGTTTACGTTCGCCTGATCGCTCAATGATTGTGATTACGCACTACCAACGTTTACTTGATTACATTGTGCCGGATGTGGTGCATGTGTTGTCGGGTGGTCGTATTATCCGCACAGGTGATGCCTCTTTAGCCAAAGAGCTCGAAGAGCGTGGTTACGGTTGGGTACTAGAGCAGGCTGCCGCCGAAGCCAAAGGAGCCGCGGTATGA
- the sufB gene encoding Fe-S cluster assembly protein SufB: MSTVNEHLDTFLDRDYEAGFITDIESITIPKGLSEETIKRISAIKQEPEFMLEWRLAAYRQWLEMKDPTWSVVEYEPIDFQDISYYSAPKSKTDGPKSLDEVDPELLRTYEKLGVPLHERARLAGVAVDAVFDSVSVATTFRKQLHEVGVIFCSFSEAVREYPELIQKYLGTVVPPSDNFYAALNSAVFSDGSFVFIPKGVKCPMELSTYFRINSPDTGQFERTLIVAEEGASVSYLEGCTAPMRDENQLHAAVVEIVALDDAKVKYSTVQNWYPGDKDGKGGIYNFVTKRGECRGARSHISWTQVETGSSITWKYPSVVLRGDDSVGEFYSVALSNHRQQADTGTKMIHMGRNTTSTIISKGISAGRGLNTYRGLVRISPKAENARNYTQCDSLLIGKECSAHTFPTVEVQNPTASVEHEATASRIGEDQLFYAMQRGISAEDAVSMIVNGFCKDVIKELPMEFAVEAQNLLGVSLEGSVG, encoded by the coding sequence ATGAGTACTGTTAATGAACACCTCGACACGTTCTTAGATCGTGATTACGAGGCGGGGTTTATTACCGATATTGAATCAATCACTATCCCTAAAGGACTAAGTGAGGAAACGATTAAACGTATTTCGGCAATTAAACAAGAACCTGAATTTATGCTTGAGTGGCGTTTAGCTGCTTATCGCCAGTGGTTAGAGATGAAAGATCCCACTTGGTCTGTTGTTGAGTATGAGCCCATTGATTTTCAAGATATCAGCTATTACTCCGCACCTAAAAGCAAAACAGACGGGCCAAAGAGTTTAGACGAAGTTGATCCTGAACTGTTACGTACCTATGAAAAGCTGGGCGTGCCTTTGCATGAACGCGCTCGTTTAGCTGGGGTGGCCGTAGATGCGGTTTTTGACTCGGTGTCTGTCGCTACTACGTTTCGTAAGCAATTGCACGAGGTCGGGGTTATTTTCTGTTCTTTCTCCGAGGCCGTTCGAGAGTACCCAGAGCTGATACAAAAATACTTAGGCACAGTCGTTCCTCCTAGCGATAACTTTTATGCCGCATTGAACTCAGCTGTATTCTCTGATGGATCTTTTGTATTTATCCCTAAGGGTGTTAAGTGCCCGATGGAATTATCTACTTATTTCCGTATTAACTCACCGGATACAGGGCAGTTTGAGCGCACATTAATTGTAGCCGAAGAAGGCGCCTCGGTTAGCTACCTAGAGGGCTGTACTGCGCCAATGCGTGATGAAAACCAACTGCATGCTGCAGTCGTTGAAATCGTGGCATTGGATGATGCAAAAGTAAAATACTCCACAGTACAGAACTGGTATCCCGGTGATAAGGATGGAAAGGGCGGTATTTATAACTTTGTGACTAAGCGTGGCGAGTGTCGTGGTGCACGTTCTCACATTTCCTGGACACAGGTTGAAACGGGCTCTTCGATTACATGGAAATACCCGAGTGTGGTGTTGCGTGGTGATGACTCTGTGGGTGAGTTTTATTCTGTAGCCTTAAGTAATCATCGTCAGCAGGCAGATACCGGTACAAAAATGATTCATATGGGGCGTAACACCACCAGCACGATCATCTCTAAAGGGATTTCTGCGGGTCGTGGTCTGAATACGTATCGGGGTTTAGTACGTATCAGTCCTAAGGCTGAAAATGCACGTAACTATACACAGTGTGACTCACTCTTGATTGGTAAAGAGTGTTCGGCACATACCTTCCCTACCGTAGAGGTACAAAATCCAACCGCTAGCGTAGAACACGAGGCCACCGCTTCTCGTATTGGTGAGGACCAGTTGTTTTATGCTATGCAGCGTGGGATTTCAGCTGAAGATGCTGTCTCTATGATTGTGAATGGTTTCTGTAAAGATGTAATTAAAGAATTGCCCATGGAGTTTGCCGTTGAAGCGCAAAACTTACTTGGTGTAAGCCTCGAAGGCAGTGTTGGTTAA
- a CDS encoding SUF system Fe-S cluster assembly regulator — translation MLRISKIIDYGTLVLTHMGSDPDRVFSASELATVLGLGQPTVSKVLKMLCQDELVTSTRGARGGYALARPAEQISVAQIIDALDDQPFGLTECVAQPGTCSVEQDCHIRSNWQRINDIVRRTLEDVSVADMIRPNNEYPLKQSDGFMTKSRRQASTSTAELS, via the coding sequence ATGCTGCGAATTAGCAAGATTATCGATTATGGCACCTTGGTGCTGACACACATGGGGAGTGATCCTGATCGTGTGTTTAGCGCCTCCGAGCTGGCAACAGTTTTAGGTCTAGGCCAACCCACCGTAAGCAAAGTCTTAAAAATGCTTTGCCAAGATGAATTGGTGACTAGCACTCGAGGGGCTCGGGGGGGGTATGCATTGGCTCGGCCAGCTGAGCAAATTAGTGTGGCTCAAATTATTGATGCACTAGATGATCAGCCTTTTGGTTTAACCGAATGTGTAGCACAACCCGGAACCTGTTCTGTCGAGCAAGATTGCCATATACGCAGCAATTGGCAACGTATCAATGATATTGTACGCCGAACCCTCGAAGATGTCAGCGTTGCTGATATGATTCGCCCAAATAATGAATATCCTTTAAAACAATCCGACGGATTTATGACTAAATCGCGACGTCAGGCCAGCACTTCCACAGCGGAGTTATCTTAA
- a CDS encoding anti-sigma factor domain-containing protein has translation MADHSASYKTLLQQCAQGKATALHQIYDREAPRMLALGTSLLHRPADAEELVRESIGLIWRNADAYDPTLGSARAWIYSILRFRAQQRLKQSPTLSPFIKVKPYLLIPSDAPADLQQFSHLDERARKMIGLAYLHAYSYAEIAKECHSSIDLTQKHIHQALISLTRLFSGWKNHSDDELCVLGVYCLGLLRDNQSIAPAHALLSQNSTAAQDLLLWEKIFSALVYSLPEQTPPAQLIQRIYQDLDLPFVSVPTATPISPATATPAAPSRFDTPVTIQSTSKTSAEPVAQTTAKTTPAAASVSPIQKPVKIEPTFSVTPQAETKSEPRNPTVTDPLESSTFTATKEKDATTAASRSQPKHTIGNSALDSLAAKWKKSYWIGLAIAIALIAALIWAFMPKAPTIQMVQMSPRAGAILQAPGQSSTPGWIVSIDPEGHVLFTPQVRTEIRPDQAVQLWTQGPTSTSMRSLGLINPNQPVTVPVEIMGETQNGQIFEMTLEPKQGSKEPTGSVLFIGRVVNFGEFQQALEQSSI, from the coding sequence ATGGCTGACCATTCCGCATCTTACAAAACACTGCTTCAACAATGCGCCCAAGGCAAAGCGACTGCATTGCACCAGATTTACGACCGCGAAGCCCCTCGTATGCTGGCTTTGGGCACAAGTCTGCTGCACCGCCCTGCTGACGCAGAAGAGCTAGTCCGAGAAAGCATAGGACTAATTTGGCGCAATGCTGATGCCTATGACCCAACCTTGGGTTCAGCACGTGCTTGGATTTACAGTATCTTACGTTTTAGGGCACAGCAACGCCTTAAACAAAGCCCCACTCTTAGCCCTTTCATTAAAGTAAAGCCGTATTTACTCATCCCCTCTGATGCCCCAGCTGATTTACAGCAGTTTTCGCACCTAGATGAACGCGCTAGAAAAATGATAGGTCTGGCCTACCTGCATGCATATAGCTATGCAGAAATAGCCAAAGAATGCCATAGCAGCATAGATCTCACTCAAAAACACATTCATCAAGCCTTGATTTCATTAACCCGGCTATTTAGCGGCTGGAAAAATCACTCAGATGATGAGCTTTGTGTGCTTGGTGTGTATTGCCTAGGCTTATTACGCGATAACCAAAGCATCGCACCGGCTCATGCATTACTTAGCCAAAACAGCACCGCCGCACAAGATTTGCTGCTGTGGGAGAAAATCTTTAGCGCCCTTGTGTACAGTCTGCCCGAGCAGACGCCTCCGGCTCAGTTAATTCAACGCATCTATCAAGACCTAGATCTGCCTTTTGTATCCGTACCCACGGCAACACCCATTAGTCCTGCTACCGCTACTCCTGCTGCCCCTTCACGCTTTGACACTCCCGTCACAATTCAAAGCACAAGCAAAACCTCAGCAGAGCCAGTAGCTCAGACCACAGCAAAAACCACCCCCGCAGCCGCCTCTGTAAGCCCTATTCAAAAGCCCGTCAAAATAGAGCCCACTTTTAGTGTTACACCACAAGCTGAAACAAAGTCAGAGCCACGTAACCCAACAGTAACTGACCCGCTCGAATCCAGTACATTTACGGCAACAAAAGAAAAAGACGCAACCACGGCAGCGTCTCGCTCACAACCTAAACATACAATTGGCAACTCCGCCCTAGACTCGCTAGCGGCAAAATGGAAAAAAAGCTATTGGATTGGGTTGGCTATCGCTATCGCCTTAATCGCAGCATTGATTTGGGCGTTTATGCCCAAAGCACCGACTATACAAATGGTCCAAATGAGCCCCAGAGCTGGGGCCATATTGCAAGCCCCAGGTCAAAGCTCAACTCCAGGCTGGATTGTCAGTATTGACCCTGAGGGGCATGTGTTATTTACCCCTCAAGTTCGTACTGAAATTCGCCCTGATCAAGCAGTACAACTTTGGACTCAAGGCCCTACCAGCACCAGCATGCGATCTTTAGGGCTTATCAATCCTAATCAGCCAGTGACAGTTCCTGTTGAAATCATGGGCGAGACACAAAATGGCCAAATTTTTGAAATGACCTTAGAACCCAAACAAGGCTCAAAGGAACCTACTGGTTCCGTGTTATTTATTGGCCGTGTTGTGAATTTTGGTGAATTTCAACAGGCACTTGAACAATCAAGTATTTAA